A stretch of the Massilia varians genome encodes the following:
- the cspE gene encoding transcription antiterminator/RNA stability regulator CspE translates to MATGTVKWFNDSKGFGFITPDDGGEDLFAHFSAINMNGFKTLKEGQKVQFEVTQGPKGKQASNIQGM, encoded by the coding sequence ATGGCAACTGGTACTGTTAAGTGGTTCAATGATTCCAAAGGCTTTGGCTTCATCACTCCTGATGACGGCGGCGAGGATCTGTTCGCACACTTCTCCGCGATCAATATGAACGGTTTTAAGACCCTCAAAGAAGGTCAAAAAGTCCAATTCGAAGTCACGCAAGGCCCGAAAGGCAAGCAAGCTTCCAACATCCAGGGCATGTAA
- the clpS gene encoding ATP-dependent Clp protease adapter ClpS, which translates to MATKHDTEQLLERQTVKPPPLYQVALLNDDYTPMEFVVAIIQEYFNKDRETATQIMLSVHRHGKGVCGVFSKDIACTKVEFVLTHARKAGHPLQCVMEEV; encoded by the coding sequence ATGGCTACGAAGCATGACACCGAACAGCTGCTGGAGCGGCAAACTGTAAAACCGCCACCCTTATATCAGGTGGCGTTGCTGAACGACGACTACACGCCGATGGAATTCGTGGTTGCGATCATCCAGGAGTACTTCAACAAGGATCGCGAAACGGCGACCCAGATCATGCTTTCCGTGCATCGGCACGGCAAGGGCGTCTGTGGGGTGTTTTCCAAAGATATAGCGTGTACCAAAGTGGAGTTTGTCTTAACGCATGCGCGTAAGGCAGGGCACCCCCTGCAGTGCGTGATGGAGGAAGTATGA
- the clpA gene encoding ATP-dependent Clp protease ATP-binding subunit ClpA, which produces MIAQELEVSLHMAFVEARQARHEFITVEHLLLALLDNPSAAEVLRACAVNIEDLRKTLTNFIGDNTPTVPGTGEVDTQPTLGFQRVIQRAIMHVQSASNGKKEVTGANVLVAIFGEKDSHAVYYLHQQGVTRLDVVNFISHGVRKDQQLDTSKASEGVEEAQVEGQAKESPLDQFTQNLNKSAADGKIDPLIGREEEVDRVIQILCRRRKNNPLLVGEAGVGKTAIAEGLAWRIVQEDVPEILQNAVVYSLDMGALLAGTKYRGDFEQRLKAVLKQLKDTPNGILFIDEIHTIIGAGSASGGTLDASNLLKPALANGQLKCIGATTFTEFRGVFEKDHALSRRFQKVDVNEPSVEQTVAILRGLKSRFEEHHGVKYSASALSTAAELAARFINDRHLPDKAIDVIDEAGAAQRILPKSKQKKTIGKTEIEDIIAKIARIPPQTVNQDDRSKLQTIDRDLRNVVFGQDPAIDALASAIKMARAGLGKQDKPIGSFLFSGPTGVGKTEVAKQLAFILGIELVRFDMSEYMERHAVSRLIGAPPGYVGFDQGGLLTEAITKKPHAVLLLDEIEKAHPDIFNILLQVMDHGTLTDNNGRKADFRNVIIIMTTNAGAESLTKRSVGFVDSKAAGDEMADIKRMFTPEFRNRLDAIISFRALDEDIILRVVDKFLMQLEEQLHEKKVEAVFTEKLRKFLGKKGFDPLMGARPMSRLIQDMIRKALADELLFGRLVNGGRVTVDLNEKDDVVLEFPEGDALPPPAPAETVEIE; this is translated from the coding sequence ATGATTGCGCAGGAACTTGAAGTATCTCTACACATGGCCTTTGTCGAAGCTCGCCAGGCCCGCCACGAGTTCATTACCGTGGAACACCTGCTGCTGGCCCTGCTCGACAACCCATCAGCCGCCGAAGTCCTGCGTGCGTGCGCGGTCAATATCGAAGACCTGCGCAAGACTTTGACTAATTTTATCGGTGACAACACCCCGACCGTGCCCGGCACGGGCGAGGTCGACACCCAGCCGACACTCGGATTCCAGCGCGTGATCCAGCGTGCGATCATGCACGTCCAGTCGGCCTCGAACGGCAAGAAGGAAGTCACCGGCGCGAATGTGCTGGTGGCGATCTTCGGCGAGAAGGATTCGCACGCCGTCTACTACCTGCACCAGCAGGGCGTGACCCGTCTCGACGTGGTCAATTTCATCTCGCACGGCGTGCGCAAGGACCAGCAGCTCGACACCAGCAAGGCGTCGGAAGGCGTGGAAGAAGCGCAGGTCGAAGGCCAGGCCAAGGAAAGCCCGCTCGACCAGTTCACCCAGAACCTGAACAAGTCGGCCGCCGACGGCAAGATCGATCCGCTGATCGGCCGCGAGGAAGAGGTCGACCGCGTGATCCAGATCCTGTGCCGCCGCCGCAAGAACAATCCGCTGCTGGTGGGCGAGGCCGGTGTCGGCAAGACTGCCATCGCCGAGGGCCTGGCATGGCGCATCGTCCAGGAAGACGTGCCCGAGATCCTGCAGAACGCCGTCGTGTATTCGCTCGACATGGGCGCGCTGCTGGCCGGCACCAAGTACCGCGGCGACTTCGAGCAGCGTTTGAAAGCGGTGCTCAAGCAGCTCAAGGACACCCCGAACGGCATCCTGTTCATCGACGAGATCCACACGATCATCGGCGCGGGTTCCGCCTCGGGCGGCACCCTGGATGCGTCCAACCTGCTGAAACCGGCGCTGGCCAACGGCCAACTGAAGTGCATCGGCGCGACCACGTTCACGGAATTCCGCGGCGTGTTCGAGAAAGACCATGCGCTGTCCCGCCGCTTCCAGAAGGTCGACGTCAACGAACCTTCGGTCGAGCAGACCGTGGCGATCCTGCGCGGCCTGAAATCGCGCTTCGAAGAGCACCATGGCGTGAAGTATTCGGCCTCGGCGCTGTCGACCGCGGCCGAGCTGGCGGCGCGCTTCATCAATGACCGCCACCTGCCGGACAAGGCCATCGACGTCATCGACGAAGCGGGCGCGGCCCAGCGCATCCTGCCGAAGTCGAAGCAGAAGAAGACCATCGGCAAGACCGAGATCGAGGACATCATCGCGAAAATCGCGCGGATCCCTCCGCAGACCGTCAACCAGGACGACCGCAGCAAGCTGCAGACCATCGACCGCGACCTGCGCAACGTGGTGTTCGGCCAGGATCCGGCCATCGACGCGCTGGCCTCGGCCATCAAGATGGCGCGTGCCGGCCTCGGCAAGCAGGACAAGCCGATCGGCTCCTTCCTGTTCTCGGGTCCGACCGGCGTCGGCAAGACCGAGGTCGCCAAGCAGCTGGCCTTCATCCTGGGCATCGAGCTGGTGCGCTTCGACATGTCCGAGTACATGGAGCGCCACGCGGTGTCGCGCCTGATCGGTGCGCCGCCGGGCTACGTCGGCTTCGACCAGGGCGGCCTGCTGACCGAGGCCATCACCAAGAAGCCGCACGCGGTGCTTCTGCTGGACGAGATCGAGAAGGCCCACCCGGACATTTTCAACATCCTGCTGCAGGTGATGGACCACGGCACCCTGACCGACAACAACGGACGCAAGGCCGACTTCCGCAACGTGATCATCATCATGACCACCAATGCGGGCGCCGAAAGCCTGACCAAGCGCTCGGTGGGCTTCGTGGACAGCAAGGCGGCAGGCGACGAGATGGCCGACATCAAGCGCATGTTCACGCCGGAGTTCCGCAACCGCCTGGACGCGATCATCAGCTTCCGCGCGCTGGACGAAGACATCATCCTGCGTGTCGTGGACAAGTTCCTGATGCAGCTGGAAGAGCAGCTGCACGAGAAGAAGGTGGAAGCCGTCTTCACCGAGAAGCTGCGCAAGTTCCTCGGCAAGAAGGGCTTCGACCCGCTGATGGGCGCCCGTCCGATGTCGCGCCTGATCCAGGACATGATCCGCAAGGCGCTGGCCGACGAGCTGCTGTTCGGCCGCCTGGTCAACGGTGGCCGCGTGACGGTGGACCTGAACGAGAAGGACGACGTCGTCCTCGAGTTCCCGGAAGGGGACGCGTTGCCGCCGCCGGCTCCGGCCGAGACGGTCGAGATCGAATAA
- a CDS encoding S41 family peptidase produces the protein MPLSHTILALSLALIGSQAAAADPYYRFPAIRGDNIVFTAEGDLWRTTTRGGTATRLTTHPSSETQAAISHDGQHVAFAASYEGAQEAYVMPIGGGLPKRITFENGGVSVLGWTAQGEVLVSTENSVGPSKHRIVAALDPVKMTRRVLPLADANDAVLSDDGRTVFFTRMGLSMTNDNVKAYRGGAHAQLWRYELGGKGEATRLFKDDHANNRRAMWHQGRIYFISDTGGADNLWSALPDGSDRRQHTGHTEWDVRTASLGDGRIAYQLGADLRVFDIASGSDTLVKASLVSDFDQQRTRRVHSPLDALTNIDVANKAQRIVLTARGKVTIAGTGSYRRVEIAVPDGARARGAVFSHDDKWIYAFVDTTGENEIWRYAADGSGKGERLTIDGASHRSGIYPSPDGRFLAHTDKKGRTWLLDLQSRTNVIIDDAKQVGADRPDQVVWSPDSRNLAFVRVGSSEQRNQIGLYNLAGKTMAFVTTDRYTANSPVFSPDGKWLYFLSSRHFNVGNGGPWGDRNMGPVFDRRVGIFALALQPGVRFPFKPEDELTKPEVASPEAAARAAVQTPGKDEADKTAAVAAAAAATAAANAADAKPRAAPTPAIDYAGLRERLYEVPVAPGNYRALAVDEKRLYVLESDNGRSGALKTLEISRSSPQFETFVNNVREFGLSTDRKHVFYRTFNANGPGEMLIVAAGAKAPADVSKARIKIDDWAVSTNPRLEWKQMFNDAWRMHRDFLYDANMRGVDWVAVRQRYAPLVERVTDRAELDDVLGMMVGEVGALHSQIRPGDVRRAGGEGVPSSLGAVLSRVADGFRVDRVYRSEPELPLEAGPLAAPDVGVKEGDVITAVNGKLLAEARDIADLLLDQADKQVLLHVKSQNGPVRPVIVTPVNMARHASLRYADWEQGRAQQVEQASKGKFGYLHLRAMAARDINAFARDFYANINKEGLIIDVRRNNGGNIDSWIIEKLLRRSWAFWSANGNLPQSNMQNTFRGHLVVLMDELTYSDGETFAAGVKALKLGPLVGKRTAGAGVWLSDGNNLSDNGMARVAEFGQFSSDGEWLIEGVGVAPDVEVDNLPHETFEGRDRQLEVAIGLLEQKLKEQPVKPWKPAAIPALKRQWDAGEAAGKAPPANK, from the coding sequence ATGCCCCTGTCCCACACCATCCTTGCCCTGTCGCTCGCCCTGATCGGCAGCCAGGCCGCCGCCGCCGACCCCTACTACCGTTTCCCCGCCATCCGCGGCGACAACATCGTCTTCACCGCCGAGGGCGACCTGTGGCGCACGACGACCAGGGGCGGCACGGCGACCCGCCTGACCACGCATCCTTCCAGCGAGACCCAGGCCGCGATCTCGCACGACGGCCAGCACGTCGCCTTCGCCGCCTCGTATGAAGGCGCGCAGGAAGCCTATGTGATGCCGATCGGGGGCGGCCTGCCCAAGCGCATCACTTTCGAAAACGGCGGCGTGAGCGTGCTGGGCTGGACCGCGCAGGGCGAAGTCCTGGTGAGTACCGAAAATTCGGTGGGACCGTCGAAACACCGTATCGTTGCCGCCCTCGACCCGGTGAAGATGACGCGCCGCGTGCTGCCGCTGGCCGACGCCAACGATGCCGTGCTGAGCGACGACGGCCGCACCGTGTTCTTCACGCGCATGGGCCTGTCGATGACCAACGACAACGTCAAGGCCTACCGCGGCGGCGCCCATGCCCAGCTGTGGCGCTATGAGCTCGGCGGCAAGGGCGAGGCCACGCGCCTGTTCAAGGACGACCATGCCAACAACCGCCGCGCCATGTGGCATCAAGGCCGCATCTACTTCATCAGCGATACCGGCGGCGCCGACAACCTCTGGTCCGCGCTGCCCGACGGCAGCGACCGCAGGCAGCACACCGGGCACACCGAATGGGACGTGCGCACCGCCTCGCTGGGCGACGGCCGCATCGCCTACCAGCTGGGCGCCGACCTGCGCGTGTTCGACATCGCCAGCGGCAGCGATACGCTCGTGAAGGCCAGCCTGGTCTCGGACTTCGACCAGCAGCGCACCCGCCGCGTGCACTCGCCGCTCGACGCGCTCACCAATATCGATGTCGCCAACAAGGCCCAGCGCATCGTGCTGACCGCGCGCGGCAAGGTGACCATTGCCGGCACCGGCAGCTACCGCCGGGTCGAGATCGCGGTGCCGGACGGGGCGCGTGCCCGCGGCGCCGTGTTCAGCCACGATGACAAGTGGATCTATGCTTTTGTGGACACCACCGGCGAGAACGAGATCTGGCGCTATGCCGCCGACGGTTCCGGCAAGGGCGAGCGCCTCACCATCGACGGCGCCAGCCACCGTTCGGGCATCTACCCGTCGCCCGACGGCAGGTTTCTAGCCCACACCGACAAGAAGGGCCGCACCTGGCTGCTCGACCTGCAGTCCAGGACCAACGTCATCATCGACGATGCCAAGCAGGTCGGCGCCGACCGTCCGGACCAGGTGGTGTGGTCGCCGGACAGCCGCAACCTGGCGTTCGTGCGCGTCGGCAGCAGCGAGCAGCGCAACCAGATCGGCCTGTACAACCTGGCCGGCAAGACCATGGCCTTCGTCACCACCGACCGCTACACGGCCAACTCGCCGGTGTTTTCGCCGGACGGCAAGTGGCTGTACTTCCTGTCCTCGCGCCACTTCAACGTGGGTAATGGCGGTCCCTGGGGCGACCGCAACATGGGGCCGGTGTTCGATCGCCGCGTCGGCATCTTTGCGCTGGCGCTGCAGCCGGGCGTGCGCTTCCCCTTCAAGCCCGAGGACGAACTGACCAAGCCGGAAGTGGCCTCGCCCGAAGCCGCCGCGCGCGCCGCGGTCCAGACCCCGGGCAAGGACGAAGCCGACAAGACCGCCGCCGTCGCCGCGGCCGCGGCCGCCACCGCCGCCGCGAATGCCGCGGACGCCAAGCCCAGGGCCGCGCCGACTCCCGCCATCGACTACGCCGGCCTGCGCGAGCGCCTGTACGAAGTGCCGGTCGCGCCGGGCAACTACCGCGCCCTGGCCGTCGACGAGAAGCGCCTGTACGTCCTCGAGTCGGACAACGGCCGCAGCGGCGCGCTCAAGACCCTCGAGATTTCGCGCAGCAGCCCGCAGTTCGAGACCTTCGTCAACAACGTGCGCGAGTTCGGCCTGAGCACCGACCGCAAGCACGTGTTCTACCGCACCTTCAACGCCAACGGACCGGGCGAGATGCTGATCGTCGCCGCCGGCGCCAAGGCCCCGGCCGACGTGTCGAAGGCGCGCATCAAGATCGACGACTGGGCGGTGAGCACCAACCCGCGCCTGGAGTGGAAGCAGATGTTCAACGACGCCTGGCGCATGCACCGCGACTTCCTGTACGACGCCAACATGCGCGGCGTCGACTGGGTGGCGGTGCGCCAGCGCTACGCGCCGCTGGTCGAGCGCGTGACCGACCGCGCCGAACTGGACGACGTGCTGGGCATGATGGTGGGCGAAGTGGGCGCGCTGCACTCGCAGATCCGGCCGGGCGACGTGCGCCGCGCGGGCGGCGAGGGCGTGCCGTCGAGCCTGGGCGCGGTGTTGTCGCGGGTCGCAGACGGCTTCCGGGTCGACCGCGTCTACCGCAGCGAGCCGGAACTGCCGCTTGAAGCCGGCCCGCTGGCCGCGCCCGACGTGGGCGTGAAAGAAGGCGACGTCATCACGGCCGTCAACGGCAAGCTGCTGGCGGAGGCGCGCGACATCGCCGACCTGCTGCTCGACCAGGCCGACAAGCAGGTGCTGCTGCACGTGAAGAGCCAGAACGGACCGGTGCGCCCGGTCATCGTCACGCCGGTCAACATGGCGCGCCACGCCAGCCTGCGCTATGCGGACTGGGAGCAGGGCCGGGCCCAGCAGGTCGAGCAGGCCTCGAAAGGGAAGTTCGGCTACCTGCACCTGCGCGCCATGGCGGCGCGCGACATCAACGCGTTTGCGCGCGACTTCTACGCCAACATCAACAAGGAAGGCCTGATCATCGACGTGCGCCGCAACAACGGCGGCAACATCGACAGCTGGATCATCGAGAAGCTGCTGCGCCGCTCGTGGGCGTTCTGGAGCGCGAACGGCAACCTGCCGCAGTCGAACATGCAGAACACCTTCCGCGGCCACCTGGTGGTGCTGATGGACGAGCTGACCTACTCGGACGGCGAAACCTTCGCCGCCGGCGTCAAGGCCCTGAAACTGGGGCCGCTGGTGGGCAAGCGCACCGCCGGCGCCGGCGTCTGGCTCAGCGACGGCAACAACCTGTCCGACAACGGCATGGCGCGGGTGGCCGAGTTCGGCCAGTTCTCGAGCGACGGCGAATGGCTGATCGAGGGTGTCGGCGTGGCGCCGGACGTCGAGGTCGACAACCTGCCGCACGAAACCTTCGAGGGCCGCGACCGCCAGCTGGAAGTGGCGATCGGACTGCTCGAGCAGAAGCTCAAGGAGCAGCCGGTCAAGCCGTGGAAGCCGGCGGCGATCCCGGCGCTCAAGCGCCAGTGGGATGCCGGCGAAGCGGCCGGCAAGGCGCCGCCGGCCAACAAGTAA
- a CDS encoding methyl-accepting chemotaxis protein, giving the protein MHLAKLQTGTKILGAFGIVSFLLLIISAVALWRMQSNDALTADLVYDKLARQQLASELLGVERLNGSRTLAIARSDSLELADYFGAQLAQGRQAAAALEAKLAKLPRSAREAALVGAAEGHKAALAKVQAALFQAKELGQTGVVEQLVSGDWERHYQAHAGALEALLAHETGEAHRLAAESAAASAFGKALVLALGLGALVIGALLAWLLTRNIVGPLQQAVSLAEQVAKGDLRPLIRHGRGDEIGRLFDALNGMTGGVAATVSQVLAGSRAIDSASGEIADGNQDLSRRTERQASSLRQTVGAMEELSEAIARNNASARSANALAQSASKVATRSAEAVQELVARMETIKSSADKITDITGMIDSIAFQTNILALNAAVEAARAGAEGRGFAVVAAEVRSLAQHSATAAREIKGLIKASSEEIAAGTDIAGAAGETMRAVLAHVHDVAGLLDTISTASGEQASGVAQVSQAIAEMDESTQQNAAMVEQAAAAAESMRRQAAELSELVATFKLRQDAQGDEKKPPAGRRLALEAAG; this is encoded by the coding sequence ATGCACCTCGCGAAGCTCCAGACCGGCACCAAGATCCTCGGCGCCTTCGGCATCGTCTCCTTTCTCCTCCTGATCATCTCGGCCGTGGCGCTGTGGCGCATGCAGTCCAACGATGCCCTCACCGCCGACCTGGTCTACGACAAGCTGGCCAGGCAGCAACTGGCTTCCGAACTGCTCGGCGTGGAACGCCTGAACGGCTCGCGCACGCTCGCCATCGCGCGCAGCGACAGCCTGGAGCTGGCGGACTATTTCGGCGCCCAGCTGGCCCAGGGCAGGCAGGCCGCCGCGGCGCTGGAGGCGAAGCTGGCCAAGCTGCCGCGCAGCGCACGCGAAGCCGCCCTGGTCGGCGCGGCGGAAGGACACAAGGCGGCGCTGGCCAAGGTGCAGGCCGCGCTGTTCCAGGCCAAGGAGCTGGGCCAGACCGGCGTCGTCGAGCAGCTCGTCAGCGGCGACTGGGAGCGCCACTACCAGGCTCACGCCGGCGCGCTCGAGGCCCTGCTGGCGCACGAAACCGGTGAAGCGCATCGCCTCGCCGCGGAATCGGCTGCCGCCTCGGCCTTCGGCAAGGCGCTGGTGCTGGCGCTCGGCCTGGGCGCCCTCGTCATCGGCGCGCTGCTCGCCTGGCTGCTGACCCGGAACATCGTCGGCCCACTGCAGCAGGCCGTCAGCCTGGCCGAGCAGGTAGCGAAGGGCGACCTGCGTCCGCTCATCCGCCATGGGCGCGGGGACGAGATCGGCCGCCTGTTCGACGCCCTCAACGGCATGACCGGCGGGGTCGCCGCCACGGTGTCCCAGGTGCTGGCCGGCTCGCGGGCCATCGATTCGGCATCGGGCGAGATCGCCGACGGCAACCAGGACCTGTCGCGCCGCACCGAGCGCCAGGCTTCGAGCCTGCGCCAGACCGTCGGCGCGATGGAAGAGCTGAGCGAGGCGATCGCCCGCAACAATGCCAGCGCCCGCTCTGCCAACGCGCTGGCCCAGTCGGCATCGAAGGTCGCCACCCGCAGCGCCGAAGCGGTGCAGGAGCTGGTGGCGCGCATGGAGACGATCAAAAGCTCGGCCGACAAGATCACCGACATCACGGGCATGATCGACAGCATCGCCTTCCAGACCAATATCCTGGCCCTGAACGCGGCGGTGGAAGCGGCGCGCGCTGGGGCCGAGGGGCGCGGCTTTGCGGTGGTGGCGGCCGAGGTGCGCAGCCTGGCCCAGCATTCGGCCACGGCGGCCAGGGAAATCAAGGGCTTGATCAAGGCCTCGAGCGAGGAAATCGCCGCCGGCACCGATATCGCCGGCGCCGCCGGCGAGACCATGCGCGCCGTGCTGGCGCACGTGCACGACGTGGCCGGCCTGCTCGACACCATCTCCACCGCCAGCGGCGAGCAGGCCAGCGGCGTGGCCCAGGTCAGCCAGGCGATCGCCGAGATGGACGAATCGACGCAGCAGAACGCCGCCATGGTGGAGCAGGCCGCGGCGGCGGCCGAGTCGATGCGCCGGCAGGCGGCCGAGCTGTCGGAACTGGTGGCGACCTTCAAGCTGCGCCAGGACGCGCAGGGGGACGAAAAAAAGCCGCCTGCGGGCAGGCGGCTTGCGCTCGAGGCGGCCGGCTGA
- a CDS encoding PA domain-containing protein: MKSNKRPSLTLAAAALALACGSMGTAQAAAKIVINNLNAPGVGFNDRTPAAPVGGNTGTTLGQQRLIAFTHAANIWGATLNSNVPIVINAQFIPLTCTATSAVLGSAGATQVFADFPGAPKPATLYSYALANKLYGSEISDTPGGQINARFNSDLGKPNCLAGSKFYLGLDANEGNDIDFVATLLHEMGHGLGFQTFTNGQTGAPFAGYPSAWDHFLLDNTTGKRWVDMTNAERAASALKPSGLSWTGARVTAAAPSVLTATAQLRVIGAGADSPSGDLYAVGEADFGPKIDKSPLTGQIAAVALQPDSPGSACTPFNAANAEAVRRKIALVSRGTCGFTVKVKNAQDAGAIGVIVADNAPGAVAGLGGADPSITIPALRVTQADGARILASLTKPNGNANGTVGKFERSKTQLSGADAQGRVTMFTPNPFQSGSSVSHYNTTTTRNQLMEPSINADLTHSVTAPTDLTMELFKDIGW, translated from the coding sequence ATGAAGTCCAATAAGCGTCCAAGCCTCACCTTGGCGGCCGCGGCCCTGGCCCTGGCATGCGGCAGCATGGGCACGGCCCAGGCGGCGGCGAAGATCGTCATCAACAACCTGAATGCGCCTGGCGTCGGCTTCAACGACAGGACCCCGGCAGCGCCTGTCGGCGGCAATACCGGCACCACGCTCGGCCAGCAGCGCCTGATCGCGTTCACGCATGCAGCCAACATCTGGGGCGCCACCCTGAACAGCAACGTGCCGATCGTCATCAACGCACAGTTCATTCCCCTGACCTGTACCGCCACCAGCGCCGTGCTGGGCAGCGCCGGCGCCACCCAGGTGTTCGCCGACTTCCCGGGTGCGCCGAAGCCGGCGACCCTGTACTCGTACGCCCTGGCCAACAAGCTGTACGGCAGCGAGATCTCGGACACCCCGGGCGGCCAGATCAATGCACGCTTCAACTCCGACCTGGGCAAGCCGAACTGCCTGGCAGGCAGCAAGTTCTACCTGGGCCTGGATGCGAACGAAGGCAACGACATCGACTTCGTCGCCACCCTGCTGCACGAGATGGGTCACGGCCTGGGCTTCCAGACCTTCACCAACGGCCAGACCGGCGCCCCGTTCGCCGGTTATCCGTCGGCCTGGGACCACTTCCTGCTCGATAACACGACCGGCAAGCGCTGGGTCGACATGACCAACGCCGAGCGCGCGGCATCGGCCCTCAAGCCGAGCGGCCTGTCGTGGACCGGCGCCCGCGTGACCGCGGCCGCGCCTTCGGTCCTGACCGCGACCGCGCAGCTGCGCGTGATCGGCGCCGGCGCCGATTCGCCATCCGGCGACCTGTACGCCGTCGGCGAAGCCGACTTCGGTCCGAAGATCGACAAGTCGCCGCTGACCGGGCAGATCGCCGCGGTCGCCCTGCAGCCCGACAGCCCGGGCTCGGCCTGCACGCCGTTCAACGCAGCCAACGCCGAAGCGGTGCGTCGCAAGATCGCCCTGGTCAGCCGCGGCACCTGCGGCTTCACGGTCAAGGTCAAGAACGCCCAGGACGCCGGCGCGATCGGCGTGATCGTGGCCGACAACGCACCGGGCGCAGTCGCCGGCCTGGGCGGCGCCGATCCGTCGATCACCATCCCGGCCCTGCGCGTGACCCAGGCCGACGGCGCCCGGATCCTGGCCAGCCTGACCAAGCCGAACGGCAATGCGAACGGCACCGTGGGCAAATTCGAGCGCTCCAAGACCCAGCTCTCGGGCGCGGATGCACAGGGCCGCGTCACGATGTTCACGCCGAATCCGTTCCAGTCGGGCTCGTCGGTGTCGCACTACAACACCACGACCACCCGCAACCAGCTGATGGAACCGTCGATCAATGCCGACCTGACCCACTCGGTGACGGCGCCGACCGACCTGACGATGGAACTGTTCAAGGACATCGGCTGGTAA
- a CDS encoding post-PEP-CTERM-1 domain-containing protein — MQIRVSMLRSAIALAALAFAGSAFAAGQEGQTVAKDPRTGKLRNATAAEMQELNALRKAEREAQKAARVASGAPATGVARLQQNGVVAAHVDEESMMHTVVRRTADGKLEAECTHGAHAAEAALSTPVSTHAEEHQNEVQ; from the coding sequence ATGCAAATCCGTGTATCCATGCTGCGTAGCGCCATCGCCCTTGCGGCGCTGGCGTTCGCCGGTTCGGCGTTTGCCGCCGGACAGGAAGGCCAGACTGTCGCCAAGGACCCGCGCACCGGCAAGCTGCGCAATGCCACCGCCGCCGAAATGCAAGAGCTCAACGCGCTGCGCAAGGCCGAGCGTGAAGCCCAAAAGGCCGCCCGCGTCGCCTCTGGCGCTCCGGCAACCGGCGTGGCCCGCCTGCAGCAAAATGGCGTCGTCGCCGCCCACGTCGATGAAGAGTCGATGATGCACACCGTGGTGCGCCGCACCGCGGACGGCAAGCTCGAAGCGGAATGCACCCACGGCGCGCATGCTGCCGAAGCCGCCCTCTCCACCCCGGTTTCCACCCACGCCGAGGAGCACCAGAATGAAGTCCAATAA
- a CDS encoding FKBP-type peptidyl-prolyl cis-trans isomerase, whose amino-acid sequence MKQLISYCILGLSMSLAVTGCKRADTPPAATAAAAADSVALQKIDTVAGTGKEATDGATVVVHYTGWLYEPNTESKRGAQFDSSSGRDPFTFQLGGGQVIPGWDAGVAGMKVGGKRTLIIPASLGYGSSGAGPIPPNANLIFDVELLEVR is encoded by the coding sequence TTGAAACAGCTGATCTCCTACTGCATCCTTGGCTTGAGCATGAGCCTGGCCGTCACCGGCTGCAAGCGCGCCGACACGCCCCCCGCCGCAACCGCAGCCGCAGCCGCCGACAGCGTGGCGCTGCAAAAGATCGACACCGTGGCCGGTACCGGCAAGGAAGCCACCGACGGTGCGACCGTCGTGGTCCACTACACGGGCTGGCTATACGAGCCGAATACCGAATCGAAGCGCGGCGCCCAGTTCGATTCCTCGAGCGGACGCGATCCGTTCACCTTCCAGCTCGGCGGCGGCCAGGTCATCCCGGGCTGGGATGCGGGCGTGGCCGGCATGAAGGTCGGCGGCAAGCGCACCCTCATCATTCCCGCCAGCCTCGGCTACGGCAGCTCGGGCGCCGGGCCGATCCCGCCGAATGCCAACCTGATCTTCGACGTCGAACTGCTCGAGGTGCGCTGA
- a CDS encoding DUF2127 domain-containing protein, producing MRLSQGLRAVAALEAAKGLVVLLTGVGLFALVHRDVQRLAELLVAHAHLNPAAHTPRVFIELAGRLDDARLLQLAAAALAYASLRVVEAYGLWHGRAWAEGLAAASGALYLPFELDELARRPGLLSAALLAVNLAIVAFMVYSLKRRRAARRSD from the coding sequence ATGCGCCTGTCGCAGGGACTTCGCGCCGTGGCCGCGCTCGAGGCGGCCAAGGGCCTGGTGGTGCTGTTGACCGGCGTCGGCCTGTTCGCGCTGGTGCACCGCGACGTCCAGCGTCTTGCCGAGCTGCTGGTCGCGCATGCGCACCTGAACCCCGCCGCCCACACGCCCCGGGTGTTCATCGAGCTGGCCGGCCGGCTGGACGACGCGCGCCTGCTGCAGCTTGCGGCGGCGGCCCTCGCTTACGCGAGCCTGCGCGTGGTCGAGGCCTATGGCCTGTGGCACGGCCGGGCATGGGCGGAAGGCCTGGCGGCGGCCAGCGGCGCCCTCTATCTGCCGTTCGAACTGGACGAGCTAGCCCGCCGTCCCGGCCTGCTGAGCGCCGCCCTGCTGGCCGTTAACCTGGCGATTGTCGCTTTCATGGTCTACAGTTTGAAGAGACGGCGCGCGGCGCGGCGCTCCGATTGA